In Zerene cesonia ecotype Mississippi chromosome 12, Zerene_cesonia_1.1, whole genome shotgun sequence, the genomic stretch CCTCGCTTCTTCCTTAGCTCTTTTAGTCTGTTGTTGTTTCTCTTCCTTTTCATGGCGGTGCTTTGCTTTCTTTTGGTCATCTTTAAGGAAATATTCACCAGTTGCAAGTTGCTGATCAATTTTACTTTCTGGTTGTGGTGGAGGGAATGGAGTGTAAGGCTTTttcttaactttattttttggttGCTTCCGTGGcacatttttacttttaaagttGGGCAAAAATCTGTCCCAACTTTCATTTTTAAGCTTTGGATCTTTCATTAATTCTCGTTTGATCATAAGACTTTTGATATTGTACATAGGATGTATGTTTTTCATTGTGTCCTCAACAATTCTTCTTACCTGCACCAAGCCCTTGTAAGGGCCAACAGCTGAAACGGTATTACCTTGTACTAACACATAACATTCAGTTAAAAGCTCGATTGATTTCAATGTCACACCATTGGGCCCTATTAAACGTTGGCgcctttttaaaaatgtctctTTTTTACTgacaaatgaatttattttaattatatcgcaTCCAATTTCGTCATCCAAAACTCGAACAGCTTGTTCAAATGGCACACTTCTGGACAAAAGTTTCATAAAATCTCgtgctttaataataatatagggaTCCCAAGTTTTTCTTGTTGTTTTCACAGTTAAACTACCTTCTATTAAATCTAACTCTCCGATTATTTGATGTTCATTTAACACTTTTTGTACTAAAGGCCAACAttcctttaaatattgttCACGATACTTAGGAAAAAGAGTTGCAAATTTACTTTCTTCTAAAAGACCATGTGGATTATCATCTGGCGTAAACTTTGGTATTTTCAAAGACCATGCATTTTCGACAGGGCCTGTATCCTTTAACTCTTCCGATTCTATTTCCATTTTAAGTTATAGGTTATGGATAAAGGAGTGCACGcgtaattttttgttacaaatttttaatttaactaaatcaattaaatgcCAAATAGTTTCTGTatcagaatataaaaaatacaatgacaatatgttttatttcactataaataaatgcactGTGTAATCTAACTACTAAAATGTATTGCTGTTGGCCCAGACACTTcttgtcaaatgtcaattatcaaattttttaaaagttttaatggcTTGGCTACGAGACCTTTAAGCCAATCAAATATCAtcatttgtttcaaatatagCAATGAGCGAAGACTTTATGCCAGTCAAGTTAAATGTAGGAAAACGCTTACGTACTCATAGTACAAGAACTAGCAACGTCGGGAAAACAAGAATTTCAGTTAGGCCAGTCACCAAATAAAATGCTTCCGCTCTAACCCTCCCGGACGACAAACGGGTAAGGATTAAGAATATAGCCCATACCAGAGTGTGATCACAGATGACAATATTATAGGTGTGATCGTTTCTCAGAAAAATATACCATAAAAATGTGGCTGTGGAAtaggacaatttttttttttttttattaagccGTCATAATATTGTCGAACATTAATCGTTTTTTCCTAACTTGTCGAAACTGGTTTAACtatcaaagtttataaaatatcgaaCCGCTTGAAGACGTGGCGCATTCGTACGGATTGTACCTTGGTGGTTAAAAGTTGACTATTCAATTCAATGTTCGGGTGGTTGCACCCTCACCTTGTAATTAGTCTTTTTGACTGGCtgtgatttgttatcaactgaATACACCTTTTAGAGTTATGTAGAATTACAGTACATATACTTTGTaacaatacttaaaatataagtgaGATATGTTGAAGTCGAGCACGTGGATTGGCACGGCATGGCACCAATACTCTCTTAAtctctttccaatttaaagtcggtaatccatttatagaggaGTAAGGACTGCAATTGACTTTACGCCTCACGAGATGTTCATGGGTAATGGTAaatggtagcgcttaccatcaggcgacctacCAACTCTATTGCCATAGataacgtaataaaaaaatatatatccatCTAAACTACCTATACATATAGttgctaggcgttgctacggtttggcaaaaaacgcgggttcgaatcccgcctcgtgatcaaattttttctattctttcaaaatttctcaataagaattgtttttaacaaaaatgaaacactATTTTATgtctgaatatttattttatgtaaacaaagaaaaatacctATTCATTCTTATAATCATACTAGTTTTACAACTGAAAATCGTGGAGTATCTTTATGAACcattaataaacttaaaattatttattaaaattacacttaAAAATTAGAATCGAGGAAAGAAGGTTATATAATCAAGGGTATATGGAAatctcaattaaaattatcgattgattatatcaatttacagTACGGTGTACTTTCATTTTGAGGATTAatggaattataataaaaagttacccatattattatattcctcAGACCACGCTGGAAATTGGGAACCATCCAATTCTTTCGCATGGGAATTGCTATCAAGTAATTTATGACTACTTCCGCCTATTGCTTGGCCACATTCAGGGCACTTACCTACTTCCATTGCTCCCCCACATTCtccaatacaataaaaatgccCATTAGGACATTTAAACCAATGCCCAGCTTTTAATCCAACAGCTTTTAATACCATTTCCGTTTCTTTTTTACTAACCACATTTATGTTAAAGGCCTTCTGTAAGATATCCAAGGCCTCCATACTTTGTTTTTCGTTATATCTTTTGCAACATAATATCAGGTCTTTCGcctctttatattttgttgtcaCGACATCGTTTTTTACTGCTTTAAAAATAGGAGtatctataattttactaaACTGAATAATTGCGTGAACgcgtttcatttcattattaatatcattttgttGTTGATAgctaaattttttaacattttttataagaacatCACACAACATATCAATCTGTATGTTCAGATAGGACTCCAACgaagaaaaataattctttttatattcaacataCATTTCtgaaagcatttttaatatattaagatacaataaattaatttctatttgcATAAGTGAGgactttttgttatttttaataaatttttcaagtgTATGAAACGCCCTTCTCCAGTGCAATGAATCTGAAAcgataaacatataaaatttttgaaaatgctattatgtcaataaaaagtattgagTCGTTTTCGTGAAAGGCTTAATTCGAGAGCCAAATTTCTGAATAAGTACAACAAAAGAATCAATAGACGATCACACATGTTTAAATTCCCAATAAGGTGAAAATTTACACGAATGTTGTGGATATGGATACAATTTTAAGGAAATTGTGAATAAGTGTTATAAGTTACCTACAGTATACAACTTTTCCCACtcaaatacattatttgaaaaaaaattgtattcatttcCTATAGATGATATTATGCATGTTGTTACAAGTGCGAGAATTCAGAAAATcagtcaaatattaaaaaactttaatggAAGACGATGTTATTAGATAAAGTGataatattgcaaataaatagtaagaaataactaaataaatatgaacaaaatattaccGTTCATAATATCAGGATGGTCCAAACAAAAATTGGCAAGTTTTTCTAAAAGTTCCGTCTTTTTGGCCATGATTTCGTTTGGTGTTccgtataatttttgttttataggcTCAATTTCGTTTTTCagcgtattatttataagatccTTATACcggaaagtttttataatcGGTGTACGACAAAATGGACATTTCTTAATACCAATTGTTTCCATTTTACTATTCATCCAAACATCCAATTCATCCACATCcataatatgtaaacaatCTTCCAAAACGATAAACCTGAAAACAAGTACACATAAACATTTGATGTGACGCTGAGttgagtttaataaatgtcttaatggacattttattaaacatcttTTGTAACATGAATAGACAATANNNNNNNNNNNNNNNNNNNNNNNNNNNNNNNNNNNNNNNNNNNNNNNNNNNNNNNNNNNNNNNNNNNNNNNNNNNNNNNNNNNNNNNNNNNNNNNNNNNNNNNNNNNNNNNNNNNNNNNNNNNNNNNNNNNNNNNNNNNNNNNNNNNNNNNNNNNNNNNNNNNNNNNNNNNNNNNNNNNNNNNNNNNNNNNNNNNNNNNNNNNNNNNNNNNNNNNNNNNNNNNNNNNNNNNNNNNNNNNNNNNNNNNNNNNNNNNNNN encodes the following:
- the LOC119830853 gene encoding NFX1-type zinc finger-containing protein 1-like, coding for MDVDELDVWMNSKMETIGIKKCPFCRTPIIKTFRYKDLINNTLKNEIEPIKQKLYGTPNEIMAKKTELLEKLANFCLDHPDIMNDSLHWRRAFHTLEKFIKNNKKSSLMQIEINLLYLNILKMLSEMYVEYKKNYFSSLESYLNIQIDMLCDVLIKNVKKFSYQQQNDINNEMKRVHAIIQFSKIIDTPIFKAVKNDVVTTKYKEAKDLILCCKRYNEKQSMEALDILQKAFNINVVSKKETEMVLKAVGLKAGHWFKCPNGHFYCIGECGGAMEVGKCPECGQAIGGSSHKLLDSNSHAKELDGSQFPAWSEEYNNMGNFLL
- the LOC119830837 gene encoding KRR1 small subunit processome component homolog, giving the protein MEIESEELKDTGPVENAWSLKIPKFTPDDNPHGLLEESKFATLFPKYREQYLKECWPLVQKVLNEHQIIGELDLIEGSLTVKTTRKTWDPYIIIKARDFMKLLSRSVPFEQAVRVLDDEIGCDIIKINSFVSKKETFLKRRQRLIGPNGVTLKSIELLTECYVLVQGNTVSAVGPYKGLVQVRRIVEDTMKNIHPMYNIKSLMIKRELMKDPKLKNESWDRFLPNFKSKNVPRKQPKNKVKKKPYTPFPPPQPESKIDQQLATGEYFLKDDQKKAKHRHEKEEKQQQTKRAKEEARKKDFIPPEEKKYDNTLSNKAEVNINAFKAKMKKVAKSNNLFKKL